In Myxococcus virescens, one genomic interval encodes:
- a CDS encoding DUF2277 domain-containing protein translates to MCRNIKPLFNFAPPATDADIRAAALQFVRKIAGTRTPSKQNTDAFEVAVEEIFQSSKRMLDGLVATTPPKDRARFEAMKRLRYKKAESR, encoded by the coding sequence ATGTGCCGGAACATCAAGCCCCTGTTCAACTTCGCGCCTCCCGCCACCGATGCCGACATCCGCGCGGCGGCGCTTCAGTTCGTCCGCAAGATTGCCGGGACGCGGACGCCGTCGAAGCAGAACACCGACGCCTTCGAGGTCGCCGTCGAGGAGATCTTCCAGAGCTCGAAGCGCATGCTCGACGGGCTGGTGGCCACCACGCCGCCCAAGGACAGGGCCCGCTTCGAGGCCATGAAGCGCCTGCGCTACAAGAAGGCGGAGTCCCGCTGA
- a CDS encoding efflux RND transporter periplasmic adaptor subunit: MRASRVGPSVLAVLLALSAASCSQQASPPTAKAPSPPAASGGTSTPSEVALCEHRVPAELCTRCNPDLIDVFKDQDDWCGEHGVPESQCFQCNPGLTFTTRDTAPKDWCKEHAVPESRCTQCNPSLVAKFIEAGDYCREHGFPESVCPYCHPELVKAAGAQPPTFPEPGTRVRLASAETAREAGIQTRRAVKRPFARTLDVVGQLDFNQNRLAQLSARSEALITDVRVDVGDEVKAGQPLVLVTSGAVGADQGRLSAAQTRLTVARSALEREQQLATSGIRARKHVETAQAEVAAAEAERNAARAALSAAGANGQGPQGTYALSAPFAGTVVARDAVAGRHASAGQPLIQVADLSTMWALLEIPEADAFQVRAGQRVTLTFESMPGQTRDATLTRVGASVDRTSRTVRARVELPNPDGTLKAGLFLRARVQVAPEHEAVLVPHAAIQRAEGQTLVFVRKQPGLYEPVAVELGASTREEVEIVKGLSAGVEVVTTGAFLLKTEILKDAIGAGCCETAGGE, from the coding sequence ATGCGTGCCTCCCGAGTCGGCCCCAGCGTCCTGGCGGTGCTGCTGGCACTGAGCGCCGCCAGTTGCAGCCAACAAGCGAGTCCCCCCACGGCGAAGGCGCCTTCACCGCCAGCCGCCTCGGGAGGCACGTCCACCCCGTCCGAGGTCGCGCTCTGTGAGCACCGCGTCCCCGCGGAGCTGTGCACCCGGTGCAACCCCGACCTCATCGACGTCTTCAAGGACCAGGACGACTGGTGCGGTGAGCACGGCGTCCCCGAATCCCAGTGCTTCCAATGCAACCCGGGCCTCACCTTCACCACGCGCGACACCGCCCCCAAGGATTGGTGCAAGGAGCACGCGGTCCCCGAATCCCGCTGCACCCAATGCAACCCGTCGCTGGTCGCGAAGTTCATCGAGGCCGGTGACTACTGCCGGGAGCACGGCTTCCCGGAGTCCGTCTGCCCGTACTGCCACCCAGAGTTGGTGAAGGCCGCGGGCGCCCAGCCCCCCACCTTCCCCGAGCCGGGCACACGCGTCCGCCTCGCGTCCGCCGAGACGGCCCGCGAGGCTGGCATCCAGACACGTCGCGCGGTGAAGCGGCCCTTTGCCCGGACCCTGGACGTCGTCGGGCAGCTCGACTTCAACCAGAACCGGCTGGCGCAGCTGTCCGCCCGCAGCGAGGCGCTGATAACGGACGTCCGCGTGGACGTCGGCGACGAGGTGAAGGCGGGCCAACCACTGGTGCTCGTCACCTCGGGGGCCGTGGGCGCGGACCAGGGACGGCTGTCGGCGGCGCAGACGCGGCTGACGGTGGCGCGCTCGGCGCTCGAGCGCGAGCAGCAGCTGGCCACGAGCGGAATCCGCGCACGAAAACACGTGGAGACCGCCCAGGCGGAGGTCGCGGCGGCCGAGGCCGAGCGCAATGCCGCCCGCGCGGCGCTCTCCGCCGCGGGCGCCAACGGCCAGGGCCCGCAGGGGACCTATGCCTTGTCGGCACCCTTCGCGGGGACGGTGGTGGCGCGAGACGCCGTCGCCGGACGCCATGCATCCGCTGGGCAGCCGCTCATCCAGGTGGCGGACCTGAGCACCATGTGGGCCCTGCTGGAGATTCCGGAGGCGGACGCGTTCCAGGTTCGCGCGGGACAGCGCGTCACCCTCACCTTCGAAAGCATGCCCGGCCAGACGCGTGATGCCACGCTCACCCGCGTGGGCGCGTCGGTGGACCGGACCTCCCGCACGGTACGCGCCCGGGTCGAACTGCCCAACCCCGACGGCACCCTCAAGGCCGGACTCTTCCTCAGGGCCCGGGTGCAGGTCGCTCCGGAGCATGAGGCGGTGCTGGTTCCCCACGCGGCCATCCAACGCGCGGAAGGCCAGACGCTGGTCTTCGTGCGCAAGCAACCGGGGCTCTACGAGCCCGTCGCGGTGGAGCTGGGCGCCAGCACGCGCGAGGAGGTGGAAATCGTCAAGGGCCTCTCGGCGGGGGTGGAGGTCGTCACCACCGGCGCCTTCCTGCTCAAGACGGAGATTCTCAAGGACGCCATCGGCGCGGGCTGCTGCGAGACGGCGGGAGGCGAGTAG
- a CDS encoding TlpA family protein disulfide reductase: MRTPTALSLLLLGLSPLTWACKSEPPPAYVRLQGTAPTVADAPPSRALLIVFWASWCPPCRQETPQLVALAQAPPEDLQVVVFSHDETPQAVESFFKGPPPAPLHLRLDVDKRAGDAFGVDQLPVSVLLVDGRQVARFSGPREWDAGAMRRLLERLIREPPPSAPRPLD, encoded by the coding sequence ATGCGCACGCCTACCGCCTTGAGCCTGCTCCTGCTCGGCCTGTCGCCGCTGACCTGGGCATGCAAGAGCGAGCCCCCACCGGCCTATGTCCGGCTCCAGGGGACCGCGCCCACCGTCGCGGACGCGCCGCCCTCCCGCGCCTTGCTCATCGTGTTCTGGGCGTCGTGGTGTCCGCCCTGCCGGCAGGAGACACCCCAGCTCGTCGCCCTGGCCCAAGCGCCCCCCGAGGACCTCCAGGTCGTCGTCTTCAGCCATGACGAGACGCCCCAGGCGGTGGAGTCCTTCTTCAAGGGGCCTCCCCCCGCGCCGCTCCACCTGCGCCTCGACGTGGACAAACGAGCCGGTGACGCGTTCGGCGTGGACCAGCTCCCCGTCAGCGTCCTCCTGGTCGACGGCCGCCAAGTCGCCCGCTTCTCGGGCCCGCGGGAATGGGATGCCGGCGCGATGCGCCGTCTGCTGGAGCGCCTGATACGCGAACCCCCACCCTCAGCGCCTCGCCCGCTGGATTGA
- a CDS encoding efflux RND transporter permease subunit, protein MLTRVIEWSLSHRWAVLLGTGALVISGLLAFRALPIDAIPDTTPTQVQVNTVAPALTPNEVERQLTVPVEQALAGLPRVSELRSISKFGLSQVTLQFEDGTDLWFARQQVSERLSRVQLPAGIAPPTLGPVATGLGEVFHYLVKSQTKSLEALRTLHDWVIAPQLRSVPGVAEVNAWGGAEKQWHVIVDPRRLQQFNLSLGDIYRALEENNANVGGGVLERGGTATLVLGVGVLADGNAIEDVVIAAHHGVPVRIRDVARVEVGHEIRRGATTADGEGEAVLGLGFMLVGENSHTVTKALAQRLEDIQRTLPEDVRVEPVYERTELVDHVLRTVRTNLLEGALLVIAVLFIFLGNWRAGLIVAAAIPLSLLFAFNAMLRFGIAGTLMSLGAIDFGLVVDSSVIMVENAERRLSEARDGRSLLEVVRDAAVEVRKPTLFGELIIMVVYLPILALEGVEGKLFRPMALTVIFALLGSALLSMTLMPVLASFALKRGGGPHHEPRLMRWLQRIYRPVLEWALAHARVTLTTAALLIVGATLAATRLGSEFVPRLSEGTLVINTVRLAEVSLSESIRYGSQIERVLLSRFPDEVRRVWTRTGTAEVATDPMGVELSDVFITLEPREQWKRATTQEELVNEMKAELADLPGMRMAFLQPIEMRVNEMIAGVRSDVGIKLFGDDLDVLKAKARELEPLVKAIPGAADVTVEQVTGQPVLEVTVDRAAVARYGIPARSVLDVVEAVGTRIVGEVREGERRFDLAVRLSEEYREEPTRLATIPVAAPGGERVPLGRLTTMKETSGPTTIQREWGKRRLVVQANVRERDLGGFVAEVRRTLDEKLELPAGYYIRYGGQFEHLERAQTRLLIVVPVALALIFLLLYLTYQRVLDAVRIFAGVPFALVGGVLALLLRGLPFSISAAVGFIALSGVSVLGDMVLVSRVRALLEQGQTLGEAIRHAAVSRLRPVLMTAAVAAIGFVPMALNTGVGAEVQRPLATVVIGGVLSSTLLTLVVLPVLYSVFGAGKDTPMTRTP, encoded by the coding sequence ATGCTCACCCGGGTCATCGAATGGTCGTTGTCCCACCGCTGGGCCGTCCTCCTGGGAACGGGGGCCCTCGTCATTTCGGGCCTGCTCGCCTTCCGGGCGCTGCCCATCGACGCCATCCCGGACACGACGCCCACGCAAGTGCAGGTCAACACCGTCGCACCGGCGCTCACGCCCAACGAAGTGGAGCGCCAGCTCACCGTCCCCGTGGAGCAGGCGCTCGCGGGCCTGCCTCGCGTCAGCGAGCTGCGCTCCATCTCCAAGTTCGGCCTCTCCCAGGTCACCCTCCAGTTCGAAGACGGAACCGACCTGTGGTTCGCGCGGCAGCAGGTATCCGAACGGCTGAGCCGGGTGCAGCTACCCGCGGGCATCGCGCCCCCGACGCTCGGACCCGTCGCCACCGGCCTGGGCGAGGTCTTCCACTATCTCGTCAAGAGCCAGACGAAGAGCCTCGAGGCGCTGCGCACCTTGCACGACTGGGTCATCGCGCCCCAGCTGCGCAGCGTGCCGGGCGTGGCGGAGGTGAATGCCTGGGGCGGCGCGGAGAAGCAGTGGCACGTCATCGTCGACCCTCGCCGCCTGCAGCAGTTCAACCTGTCCCTCGGAGACATCTACCGGGCGCTGGAGGAGAACAACGCCAACGTCGGGGGCGGCGTGCTCGAGCGGGGCGGCACGGCGACGCTCGTGCTCGGGGTGGGAGTGCTCGCGGACGGCAACGCCATCGAGGACGTGGTCATCGCGGCGCACCACGGCGTCCCCGTGCGAATCCGGGACGTGGCGCGCGTCGAGGTGGGCCATGAAATCCGGCGCGGCGCCACCACCGCGGATGGCGAGGGCGAGGCCGTGCTGGGCCTGGGCTTCATGCTGGTAGGCGAAAACTCCCACACGGTGACGAAGGCGCTCGCCCAGCGGCTGGAGGACATCCAGCGGACGCTGCCGGAGGACGTGCGCGTGGAGCCCGTCTATGAGCGCACCGAGCTGGTGGACCACGTGCTGCGCACCGTCCGGACCAACCTGCTGGAAGGCGCGTTGCTCGTCATCGCGGTGCTCTTCATCTTCCTGGGTAACTGGCGCGCCGGCCTCATCGTGGCGGCGGCCATTCCGCTGTCGCTCCTGTTCGCCTTCAACGCGATGCTGCGCTTCGGCATCGCCGGCACGCTCATGTCGCTGGGCGCCATCGACTTCGGGCTCGTCGTCGACTCCTCCGTCATCATGGTGGAGAACGCGGAGCGGCGACTCTCCGAGGCCCGGGACGGACGCTCCCTGCTGGAGGTGGTGCGGGATGCCGCCGTCGAGGTCCGCAAGCCCACGCTCTTCGGCGAGCTCATCATCATGGTGGTCTACCTGCCCATCCTCGCGCTCGAAGGCGTGGAGGGGAAGTTGTTCCGCCCCATGGCCCTCACGGTCATCTTCGCGCTCCTGGGCAGTGCGCTGCTCTCCATGACGCTGATGCCAGTGCTGGCCTCCTTCGCACTGAAGCGAGGCGGCGGCCCTCACCATGAGCCACGGCTCATGCGCTGGCTCCAACGAATCTACCGGCCCGTCCTCGAATGGGCGCTGGCCCACGCGCGGGTCACCCTGACCACCGCCGCGCTCCTCATCGTGGGAGCCACCCTCGCCGCCACGCGCCTTGGCAGCGAGTTCGTCCCCCGCCTGTCCGAAGGCACGCTCGTCATCAACACCGTGCGGCTGGCGGAGGTCTCCCTCTCCGAATCCATCCGCTATGGCAGCCAGATCGAGCGGGTGCTGCTGTCCCGGTTCCCAGACGAGGTGCGACGCGTCTGGACCCGGACCGGCACCGCGGAGGTGGCCACGGACCCCATGGGCGTCGAGCTCTCCGACGTCTTCATCACCCTCGAGCCCCGGGAGCAGTGGAAGCGGGCGACCACCCAGGAGGAGCTGGTGAACGAGATGAAGGCCGAACTGGCGGACCTCCCAGGCATGCGCATGGCCTTCCTCCAGCCCATTGAAATGCGCGTCAACGAGATGATCGCGGGCGTGCGAAGCGACGTCGGCATCAAGCTCTTCGGGGATGACCTCGACGTGCTCAAGGCCAAGGCCCGTGAGTTGGAGCCCTTGGTGAAGGCGATTCCCGGTGCCGCCGACGTCACCGTGGAGCAGGTGACGGGCCAGCCCGTGCTGGAAGTCACGGTGGACCGGGCGGCGGTGGCCCGTTACGGGATTCCCGCCCGCTCCGTCCTCGACGTCGTGGAAGCAGTGGGCACGCGCATCGTCGGGGAAGTGCGCGAAGGCGAGCGCCGCTTCGACCTGGCCGTGCGCCTCTCCGAGGAGTACCGCGAGGAGCCCACGCGGCTCGCCACCATCCCCGTGGCCGCGCCCGGCGGCGAGCGTGTCCCTCTGGGACGGCTGACGACCATGAAGGAGACGTCCGGCCCCACCACCATCCAGCGCGAGTGGGGCAAGCGGCGGCTGGTGGTCCAGGCCAACGTGCGAGAACGCGACCTCGGCGGTTTCGTCGCGGAGGTCCGCCGCACACTCGATGAGAAGCTGGAGCTGCCCGCGGGCTACTACATCCGCTACGGCGGTCAGTTCGAACACCTCGAACGCGCACAGACGCGCCTGCTCATCGTGGTGCCGGTCGCGCTGGCACTCATCTTCCTGCTGCTCTACCTCACCTATCAGCGCGTCCTGGACGCCGTGCGCATCTTCGCGGGCGTCCCCTTCGCGCTCGTGGGCGGCGTGCTCGCGCTTCTGCTGCGAGGACTGCCTTTCTCCATCTCCGCCGCCGTGGGCTTCATTGCCCTGTCCGGCGTCTCGGTCCTGGGGGACATGGTGCTCGTCTCACGGGTTCGCGCCTTGCTGGAGCAAGGTCAGACCCTGGGTGAAGCCATCCGTCATGCGGCCGTGTCCCGGCTGCGGCCCGTGCTGATGACCGCCGCGGTGGCCGCCATCGGCTTCGTGCCCATGGCGCTCAACACTGGCGTCGGCGCGGAGGTCCAGCGGCCCCTGGCCACCGTCGTCATTGGAGGCGTCCTGTCGTCCACCCTGCTCACCCTCGTGGTGCTCCCAGTCCTCTACTCGGTCTTCGGTGCCGGGAAGGACACGCCCATGACGAGGACTCCGTGA
- a CDS encoding M36 family metallopeptidase, producing the protein MAVHSEEGIRNYDARDAYNAQARFGISSAQTSSQAALRQAVPELMVEFDESNGLVRSLTNPVGALSGPRSGDPMAIGLDFVQKHRDALGLGLNDLANLEVTDRVYSKVSGITNLYLRQTYRGLPVYNGQLQINVDRDGRVLSVHSDFLPALESSLAGTTPRLSAADAVVGVAKHLGVRLSAAPQSLKAEPGARQRTRVAVEGLSTEPIDAELAVLPVRRGEARLVWRFQVHTLDNDHAYDVTVDASTGEVWTRFDWVAADDAYRVYPLPVESPNHTTPLPPSDGRVLVSNPANATASPYGWHDTNGAAGAEYTTLRGNNVHAYEDTNNDGLPPAVQPNCTALIHCDFPITLTSAPSTYIPAAVTNLFYWNNIIHDVQYQYGFDEASGNFQVNNYGRGGIGNDDVRAEAQDGGGMNNANFMTPPDGQRPRMQMYRWNTVTPNKDGDLDTGIIVHEYGHGISNRLVGGPSNVSCLSNRQQPGEGISDFLSLFYTAKATDTGAQGRGVGTYALNQPTTGVGIRPQRYSTSSAVNTWTYASINGMAVPHGVGAVFAQGMWEAYWALVNHHGFSANLYDATGTAGNQRMMLYFTQGLKNTPCSPTFTQVRDGIITAATTLHGGEDVCRLWTAFAAFGLGTNAVSSGSSGTTPTNGFAVPAACAAFSATAAKL; encoded by the coding sequence ATGGCAGTCCATTCAGAGGAAGGCATTCGTAATTACGATGCGCGTGATGCCTACAACGCGCAGGCACGGTTTGGCATCTCGTCTGCCCAGACGTCCAGCCAGGCCGCGCTGCGGCAGGCCGTGCCGGAACTGATGGTGGAGTTCGACGAGTCCAACGGCCTGGTGCGCTCGCTCACCAATCCGGTGGGTGCGCTCTCCGGCCCGCGCAGCGGGGACCCGATGGCCATTGGCCTGGACTTCGTGCAGAAGCACCGGGACGCGCTCGGGCTGGGGCTCAACGACCTGGCGAACCTCGAGGTGACGGACCGCGTCTATTCGAAGGTGAGCGGCATCACCAACCTGTACCTGCGCCAGACGTACCGGGGCCTGCCCGTCTACAACGGCCAGCTCCAGATCAACGTGGACCGCGACGGCCGCGTGCTCAGCGTGCATAGCGACTTCCTCCCGGCCCTGGAGTCCTCACTCGCTGGCACCACGCCGCGCCTGAGCGCCGCGGACGCGGTGGTGGGCGTGGCGAAGCACCTGGGCGTCCGCCTCTCCGCGGCGCCGCAGTCCCTGAAGGCCGAGCCCGGCGCGCGTCAGCGCACGCGCGTGGCGGTGGAGGGCCTGTCCACCGAGCCCATCGACGCGGAGCTGGCGGTGCTGCCGGTCCGCCGTGGCGAGGCCCGGCTGGTGTGGCGCTTCCAGGTCCACACCCTGGACAACGACCACGCCTACGACGTCACGGTGGACGCGTCCACGGGCGAGGTCTGGACCCGCTTCGACTGGGTGGCGGCGGATGATGCCTACCGCGTCTATCCCCTGCCGGTGGAGAGCCCCAACCACACCACGCCGCTGCCGCCGTCGGATGGGCGTGTGCTGGTCTCCAACCCTGCCAACGCCACGGCGTCGCCCTACGGCTGGCACGATACGAACGGCGCGGCCGGCGCGGAGTACACCACCCTCCGCGGCAACAACGTCCACGCCTACGAGGACACCAACAACGATGGCCTGCCGCCCGCCGTGCAGCCCAACTGCACCGCGCTCATCCACTGCGACTTCCCCATCACCCTCACGAGCGCGCCCTCCACGTACATCCCCGCGGCCGTCACCAACCTGTTTTACTGGAACAACATCATCCACGACGTCCAGTACCAGTACGGCTTCGATGAGGCGTCCGGTAACTTCCAGGTCAACAACTACGGCCGGGGCGGCATCGGCAACGACGACGTCCGCGCGGAGGCGCAGGACGGCGGCGGCATGAACAACGCCAACTTCATGACCCCGCCGGATGGCCAGCGGCCGCGCATGCAGATGTACCGCTGGAACACGGTGACGCCGAACAAGGACGGAGACCTGGACACCGGCATCATCGTCCACGAGTACGGCCACGGCATCTCCAACCGCCTCGTGGGCGGCCCCAGCAATGTGTCCTGCTTGTCGAACCGCCAGCAGCCGGGCGAGGGCATCAGCGACTTCCTGTCGCTCTTCTACACCGCGAAGGCGACGGACACCGGCGCGCAGGGCCGCGGCGTGGGCACCTACGCCCTGAACCAGCCCACCACGGGCGTGGGCATCCGTCCCCAGCGCTACAGCACCAGCAGCGCCGTCAACACCTGGACCTACGCCAGCATCAACGGCATGGCGGTTCCGCACGGCGTGGGTGCCGTGTTCGCCCAGGGCATGTGGGAGGCCTACTGGGCCCTGGTCAACCACCACGGCTTCAGCGCCAACCTGTACGACGCCACGGGCACCGCGGGTAACCAGCGCATGATGCTGTACTTCACCCAGGGCCTGAAGAACACGCCGTGCAGCCCCACCTTCACCCAGGTGCGTGACGGCATCATCACCGCGGCCACCACCCTGCACGGTGGCGAGGACGTCTGCCGCCTGTGGACGGCCTTCGCCGCGTTCGGCCTGGGCACCAACGCCGTGTCCAGCGGCTCCAGCGGCACGACGCCCACCAACGGCTTCGCGGTGCCCGCCGCCTGCGCTGCCTTCAGCGCGACGGCAGCCAAGCTCTAG